In a single window of the Branchiostoma floridae strain S238N-H82 chromosome 2, Bfl_VNyyK, whole genome shotgun sequence genome:
- the LOC118410130 gene encoding malignant fibrous histiocytoma-amplified sequence 1 homolog, translating into MSYRRHLRLRLENDPKNGGRKKLKLVGKDLSGGLPYDLFDLSELEVLELSPERQSCLLYRLEKLPKEIGRLVNLKVLMLDTNELRELPAELSNLRHLERLALSNNRLKTLPQDFSDLKSLQSLHLVNNQFEEFPLEVCYLECLTFLDVSDNKLTSLPEEISYMGRLETFLLFFNELRSLPDRICKMKTLKTLWLGKNKLTTLPKHFGRLKDLDWGYRQHSSNIDGNPLRKPPLEVCRRGPMDIARYFAMKEGWKDGDPDSDYEETQERDQEEDERKAVRHTHNGHV; encoded by the coding sequence ATGTCCTACCGAAGACACCTCCGTCTGAGACTTGAAAATGATCCGAAGAACGGGGGAAGGAAGAAGCTCAAGCTGGTCGGGAAGGATTTGTCTGGGGGCCTCCCCTATGACCTGTTCGATCTCTCTGAGCTCGAAGTTCTTGAGCTGAGCCCAGAGCGCCAGTCATGCTTGTTGTACCGACTGGAGAAACTACCGAAGGAGATCGGTCGGCTGGTGAACCTCAAAGTGCTAATGCTAGACACAAACGAGCTGAGAGAACTACCGGCCGAACTGAGCAACCTGCGACACCTTGAGCGTCTTGCTCTCAGTAACAACAGGTTGAAGACCCTACCCCAGGACTTCTCCGACCTCAAGAGCCTCCAAAGCCTCCACCTTGTTAACAATCAATTTGAGGAGTTCCCCCTTGAAGTCTGCTACCTTGAATGTCTTACCTTCCTGGACGTAAGCGACAACAAGTTGACAAGTTTACCCGAAGAAATATCTTACATGGGGAGACTGGAAACTTTCCTCCTGTTCTTCAACGAGTTAAGGAGTCTACCAGACCGTATTTGTAAAATGAAgactctgaaaacattgtggctTGGGAAAAACAAGCTGACGACGTTGCCGAAACATTTCGGACGCCTGAAAGACCTGGACTGGGGCTACCGGCAGCACTCCTCTAACATTGACGGGAACCCACTCCGCAAGCCCCCGCTGGAGGTCTGCAGGAGGGGTCCGATGGACATTGCTAGGTATTTTGCGATGAAGGAAGGGTGGAAAGACGGTGACCCGGACTCAGACTACGAAGAAACCCAAGAGAGAGATCAAGAAGAAGACGAGAGAAAGGCCGTGAGGCACACGCACAACGGACACGTTTAA
- the LOC118410134 gene encoding 39S ribosomal protein L13, mitochondrial-like codes for MASRVQQHWLTFSRMWLLCDARWQPAPELAKRICKYLEGRHKPVYHPLTDCGDHVVVINTKEVAFDKNQWEKKLYAVNTGYKNTMIAMSAKDFHRMDPTKVVEREVYSELPKNLQRKNLMTRLHLFPDENIPDNIKQNLVDIIPPVMEPPKRLDEFTEEEKASWPRFFIPPADYKPSD; via the exons ATGGCTAGCAGAGTACAACAG CATTGGCTGACCTTCTCCAGAATGTGGTTACTATGTGATGCCAGATGGCAGCCGGCACCAGAACTGGCCAAGAGGATCTGTAAATATCTGGAGGGTCGGCACAAACCTGTCTACCATCCACTGA CTGATTGCGGGGACCATGTAGTAGTGATCAACACCAAGGAAGTTGCCTTTGACAAGAACCAGTGGGAGAAGAAACTTTATGCTGTCAACACAGG atatAAGAACACAATGATAGCAATGTCAGCAAAAGACTTCCATAGAATGGACCCTACTAAG GTTGTTGAGAGGGAAGTGTACAGTGAGCTACCAAAGAACCTCCAGAGAAAAAACCTGATGACAAGATTACATCTGTTTCCAGATGAG AACATACCTGATAACATTAAGCAAAACTTAGTAGACATCATCCCACCAGTCATGGAGCCTCCCAAGAGGCTGGATGAGTTCACAGAGGAGGAAAAAGCTTCCTGGCCCAGATTCTTCATACC ACCTGCAGACTACAAGCCATCAGACTGA